Proteins encoded in a region of the Coffea eugenioides isolate CCC68of chromosome 4, Ceug_1.0, whole genome shotgun sequence genome:
- the LOC113767360 gene encoding uncharacterized protein LOC113767360 isoform X2, with the protein MPKIPDMATKLQWGQMVIGVCFPAVNTALLALHTPAPLPRTFPWFCLTFELALFASLVSIYIRRRSEKASLILEHLAVLFGATAFLLAISMPLHTPMIEICIAVGCICFFIIIIANRSLRDWV; encoded by the exons ATGCCCAAAATTCCCGACATGGCAACCAAGCTGCAGTGGGGGCAGATGGTCATCGGAGTTTGTTTTCCGGCTGTTAATACCGCCTTGCTAGCTCTCCATACTCCGGCGCCTCTCCCCAGGACCTTTCCCTGGTTCTGCCTGACATTCGAGCTGGCCCTTTTTGCTTCCTTGGTGTCTATCTACATTCGACGCCGTTCCGAGAAGGCATCTCTGATCCTGGAGCATCTTGCTGTACTCTTCGGCGCTACGGCCTTCCTCCTAGCCATTTCAATGCCTCTTCACACCCCAATGATTGAGATATGCATCGCCGTCGGCTGCATTTGTTTCTTCATAATCATCATTGCCAATCGTTCTCTGCGTGACTG GGTTTGA
- the LOC113767360 gene encoding uncharacterized protein LOC113767360 isoform X1 — MPKIPDMATKLQWGQMVIGVCFPAVNTALLALHTPAPLPRTFPWFCLTFELALFASLVSIYIRRRSEKASLILEHLAVLFGATAFLLAISMPLHTPMIEICIAVGCICFFIIIIANRSLRDWENGAFAGDI; from the exons ATGCCCAAAATTCCCGACATGGCAACCAAGCTGCAGTGGGGGCAGATGGTCATCGGAGTTTGTTTTCCGGCTGTTAATACCGCCTTGCTAGCTCTCCATACTCCGGCGCCTCTCCCCAGGACCTTTCCCTGGTTCTGCCTGACATTCGAGCTGGCCCTTTTTGCTTCCTTGGTGTCTATCTACATTCGACGCCGTTCCGAGAAGGCATCTCTGATCCTGGAGCATCTTGCTGTACTCTTCGGCGCTACGGCCTTCCTCCTAGCCATTTCAATGCCTCTTCACACCCCAATGATTGAGATATGCATCGCCGTCGGCTGCATTTGTTTCTTCATAATCATCATTGCCAATCGTTCTCTGCGTGACTG GGAGAATGGTGCTTTTGCTGGAGACATTTAA